Proteins from a single region of Streptomyces sp. TN58:
- the yajC gene encoding preprotein translocase subunit YajC, whose protein sequence is MNLVTLLPFIAIIAAMFLMTRSAKKKQQQAAQMRDQMTPGTGVRTIGGMYATVKEIADDTVTLEVAPGVHAIYAKNAIGAVLEDAEYNRIVHGFDEVANDTPAVPDDASSLTEAPKTDLGKGEDEAPKLDLGKKDEPAGDDEPKDGKTDGEAGAK, encoded by the coding sequence GTGAATCTCGTGACACTCCTCCCGTTCATCGCGATCATCGCGGCGATGTTCCTGATGACCCGCTCCGCGAAGAAGAAGCAGCAGCAGGCCGCGCAGATGCGCGACCAGATGACGCCCGGCACGGGCGTCCGCACCATTGGCGGCATGTACGCCACGGTGAAGGAGATCGCCGACGACACGGTCACCCTGGAGGTGGCCCCCGGCGTCCACGCGATCTACGCGAAGAACGCCATCGGCGCCGTACTGGAGGACGCGGAGTACAACCGCATCGTCCACGGCTTCGACGAGGTGGCGAACGACACGCCGGCCGTCCCGGACGACGCGTCCTCCCTCACCGAGGCCCCGAAGACGGACCTCGGCAAGGGCGAGGACGAGGCGCCGAAGCTGGACCTGGGCAAGAAGGACGAGCCCGCGGGCGACGACGAGCCCAAGGACGGCAAGACCGACGGCGAGGCCGGCGCGAAGTAG
- the ruvB gene encoding Holliday junction branch migration DNA helicase RuvB translates to MNWDDESDERLVAAAADGEDTAVEAALRPKDLGEFVGQEKVRQQLDLVLKAARQRGATADHVLLSGAPGLGKTTLSMIIAAEMGAPIRITSGPAIQHAGDLAAILSSLQEGEVLFLDEIHRMSRPAEEMLYMAMEDFRVDVIVGKGPGATAIPLELPPFTLVGATTRAGLLPPPLRDRFGFTGHMEFYAPEELERVVHRSARLLDVEIDTDGAAEIAGRSRGTPRIANRLLRRVRDYAQVRADGVINREVAATALQVYEVDARGLDRLDRAVLEALLKLFGGGPVGLSTLAVAVGEERETVEEVAEPFLVREGLLARTPRGRVATPAAWAHLGLVAPQHGGGGSTGQQGLFGA, encoded by the coding sequence GTGAACTGGGACGACGAGAGCGACGAGAGGCTCGTGGCGGCCGCCGCCGACGGGGAGGACACCGCCGTCGAGGCGGCCCTGCGCCCCAAGGACCTCGGAGAGTTCGTCGGCCAGGAGAAGGTCCGCCAGCAGCTGGACCTGGTCCTGAAGGCAGCCAGGCAGCGCGGGGCCACCGCGGACCACGTCCTGCTGTCCGGCGCGCCGGGACTCGGCAAGACCACCCTCTCCATGATCATCGCGGCGGAGATGGGGGCCCCCATCCGGATCACCTCCGGCCCCGCCATCCAGCACGCCGGCGACCTCGCAGCCATCCTCTCCTCCCTTCAGGAGGGCGAGGTCCTCTTCCTCGACGAGATCCACCGCATGTCCCGGCCCGCCGAGGAGATGCTGTACATGGCCATGGAGGACTTCCGCGTCGACGTGATCGTGGGCAAGGGCCCCGGGGCCACCGCGATCCCGCTGGAGCTGCCGCCCTTCACCCTGGTCGGCGCCACCACCCGGGCCGGACTGCTGCCCCCGCCGCTGCGCGACCGCTTCGGTTTCACCGGCCACATGGAGTTCTACGCGCCCGAGGAGCTGGAGCGCGTCGTGCACCGCTCCGCCCGCCTCCTCGACGTGGAGATCGACACCGACGGCGCCGCCGAGATCGCCGGGCGTTCCCGGGGCACCCCGCGCATCGCCAACCGGCTGCTGCGCCGCGTGCGCGACTACGCCCAGGTCCGGGCCGACGGTGTGATCAACCGCGAGGTGGCCGCCACCGCCCTCCAGGTGTACGAGGTTGACGCCCGCGGGCTCGACCGACTGGATCGCGCCGTTCTGGAGGCCCTTCTGAAGCTGTTCGGCGGCGGGCCCGTCGGGCTGTCGACGCTCGCCGTGGCGGTGGGCGAGGAGCGGGAGACCGTGGAGGAGGTCGCGGAACCCTTCCTGGTCCGCGAAGGCCTGCTCGCCCGTACCCCCAGGGGGCGGGTCGCGACCCCTGCGGCATGGGCTCACCTGGGGCTTGTCGCACCTCAGCACGGCGGCGGCGGATCAACGGGACAACAGGGCTTGTTCGGGGCCTGA